The window GGTACTGGGCCGCCCATCCGCCATCACATGGATTGTGCCCAGCGCCATGTAGGTCTTCCCCGCTCCGCATTCGGCCACGATCCGCGCTGCTTTGGCCCTGCGCAGATACTTCGCTGTGCCGGTGATGGCGAGCGCCTGAGCAGGGAGCGCTTTCCGCAGAAGCGACGCAATCGGGAGCGCAACGGGATCCTTCGTGCTCTGTAATGGCGGATAGGTTTCGAGAATCCGGGAGCCAAGCTCCGTGGCGTGCGTGCGGAGATAGGAATACACATCGGTATCCATCGGGTGATGACCTCGCGGAAAAGGAGTGATCTCTTCAACTGAAAATGGTCGATTGGTCGCCCTCCCGGTGCCTTACGATATTTGCAGCACTGGAGTTGAAGAAAGATGGTTCTTGAGATCGTCCGAAAGCTGACACCAGAGGAAGAGGAGCTTCTTCGCAAACGGGAGGAGTTGGCCTCCGTTCGAGCCGCAATGGCGGAACGCGAACTGGAACTAGCAGATTTTCGAGCTCAACTGAAAAGCTTTGAGGGTCGCTACCTGCGCCAAGTTGGAGTTCTTTACGCCGAAATGGACGACTTGGATGCTCGTGTTGCCGAGCTTGAGGCCTCGTTGGAGAGTTCCGATGCTGCTCGTCAACGTGCGGAGCGAGCCCGGAAGCGGGCGGACGATACCCACGAGGCAACCCACGGCGAAGCATCGAAGGCCGCGGATTTCAAGCCATCCGCGGACCTGAGAGCTCTCTTTCGCGAAGTTGCCAAGCGCATCCATCCCGATTTTGCCAAAGACGATGCCGAGCGGCAGCGCCGCACCCGCTTTATGGCTGAGGCGAATGAGGCATATAGTCGGGGCGACGCCGAGGCTCTCCAGCGCATTCTTGATGAATACAGCGAGTCGAGCGAATCCGTCCAGGGCGAAGGTATCGGAGCCGAACTCATACGGATCATCCGCCAGCTTGCCGAAGCGAAAAAGCACATCGCCACAATCGAGCAGGAGTTGGCCACGCTACGCGCCAGCGAGATCGCGAAATTGAGGAAAGATGTGGAAGCGGCCGAGCAGCAGGGTCGAGACCTGCTAGCCGAACTGGCAGCGACGGTTCGAGAACAAGTCGCACGCGCAAGAAGGGAATACGAGGCTCTCGCCAAGGAGGCAAAGAAGAGTGGCCGAAGAATCTGAACTCCAGCATATTCCCCGAACAGTTGACACGCTCGTCCTTTCAGATGCTCGCTCAAGCCTCATTGCGCGTGGCGGTAATGATGCGAAGGCCATCATGGCGCGTAAGCCAGAGCCATCCTTGAGAGCAAAGGTCAAGATGAACGGAAAATGGGGACTTATAGACAAGACCGGGAGATTCGTAGTCGAGCCTTTCTGCTATGAGATTCGCGACTCCTGCTGTGGGATGGCCGCATTCTCCGATGTTCCAGTTCAACACAGAACAATTCGCTACAACATGGGGCCAGGTAAGCCATGCGAATCAGTGAGCCGACAGTTCGGGGGATGCTGGGGCTTCGTTAATGGCAATTGGGAGATTGTCGTGCCAGCTAATTTCAAGGAGGCCCGAGATTTTAGCGAAGGCCTGGCAGCGGTGCTTCACAACGGCAAGTGGGGCTTCCTGACAAAAGAGGGGAGCTTCGCAATTGAACCTCAATTCGAGGAAGTAAACGACTTCCTTGGAGGAATGTGCCTCGTGAAGCTCGACGGTAGATACGGATTTATAGATTATGGTGGGAAGCTCATAGTCTTACCGCGCTTCAATCGTCTCAATGAATTCTCGGAAGGACTTGCATCCGCTGAAATCGACAAGAAATGGGGTTTCATAGATCGGACAGGTGAAATTGTGATTCATCCATATTTTGATTGGGCCTCTGACTTCCACGGGGGCATGGCGCGCGCGAAGTTGGGCGGCAAAGTTTGCTTAATCGACCCCAAAGGTTCTCTCATTTACCAGTGTAGCGACGTGGAGGAAAAACTCGGCGGTTTTGCCGACGATGTGGCACGTGTTTCAGGCAGATATCGGGCACCATTGTCGGGGTGTTCGCATGATCATCCTGGATGTATCGGGGTTTGCAACGACGATCCGTGCAGTTGCCCGCGAGCCAGTCTGGTATGCGAGTTGTGCTCCTGTGATTATGGATTCTATATCGACAGGGCCGGGACACCCATACCAATGCCAAAAGGCCTTGTAGGTTTTGGGGATTTCGCCGGCGGCCTCGCATTGGTTGGAGATCCGCACACTCGCTGGGAAGACAGTCATACGAGTTACCGGTTCGGATACATCAATGCTAAAGGGGAAGTCATAATTGCGCCTCAGTTTGATTCAGCCGAAGATTTCGCAGACGGAACAGCACGCGTATACACGGACCAAGAGGAGTGGAGGCTGATAGACAACGAGGGCAATTTCTTGGATGCTCCTGACTCAGACGAGCACCTCCATCGGATTCAAGGATTCACGGAGAAAATTGGAACAGAATGGGAAACAGAATTCGGCTTTGCGGATGTTCTGGGCGATGTAGTAATAGAGCCGATCTATTCGGACGAGGATTTCCGCGAAGGAATCGCGCGAGTGTATACAACACGGGGACAGTGGAGGTTAATCAATAAGTTGGGCATTTTCGTTGACACCCCTGAATCGGAGACGTCGCACAGTTCCAAGAATGACAACGGTATGGCGAAAGATGCACTTGTGAGGTTCAAATCAGATGGGCTGTATGGTTTTGCGGATCAGTTGGGGAACGTGGTGATTGAGCCAAGATTTACTTGGGTGGGGCGTTTTTCAAACGGCATGGCAATATTCTTCACAAAAGGAGACGCCGGCCATAAATACGGGTTTCTCGATCGGACAGGAACAATCGTTATTCCGCCGCAGTTCGAATATGCGGACAACTTCGAGGCCGTTAAGTGATAGGCGGCAATAGAGGAGGAACAGGATGAGGAATCGCACGACTCGTACAAATCGAGGAGGTACGAACCGATCTATATCGGGACTTAAGAAACTATGCGTAAATCCTGACTGTCAACGGGGCGTCCCTCTTGATCAAGTACAAAACATGATCGAGGTTTTTAAGGGGAAGATCGATCCAGGCCTCCTCAAGAAGGCACGGGCGAGAGATGATTCTGAACTGTTTGTCTGTTGTATCTGCGGCAATCTCTCACATGGGCGGACCAGCGGAGAAGGTGAACCCGTACCTATCACTCATTTGCGGCTTTTCCGTGATCCCAATAGTCGAACAGTCGTGTACTATCCAGCCTCCGACGCTCATGAACTGTTGCCATGAACGGTTCGGCCAGATGATCGGCCCATTCTTCTCTGGAAAACTTAGCGTCTTTGATTGCAAGCCCTCTCCGACCCACTCAAGCACTTCCTCAGTCGTCGCGGAGATCAGTACCGGTTGGCAACCGATGCCGTCGATCTCTTCGATCCTCTTTTTCCCCTCGACGATGCCCAGTGCGTGGTCAGCCCATGTTGGGTCGGCAGGCAGCCCGAGGAAGCTCACCAGCGTGGCCCACGCCTCTTCGCGCCGGTATCGCAATAGGATCGTCCGCCCCGCACTCCCATTGGTGTGGAGTTCCTGGGACACCGCCAGCAGGTGGCGGACAGGATGTTTCCGGCCCGGCAAAGTCACTGTCCCTTTATAGCAGGAGGCATGTTCGCCGAGCGTCACGTCCTTTACCGTACCGTCCGGAAAGGCCAAGTTGAAGGCGGCCTTCTCGTGAATGGCCGCCGTGATTGCGCCAACATCCGAGTCATTGCCGAACACGCTCAGAAGATGTGCCTGCCGATCTTCCCCGATATAGCGATCGACCCGCAGGCGAATTCGGGTTGATGCCTTTTCCGTGAAGCGCACGTACTCAAGCAGCCCGAACCGCAGGTGTGCATTCTCCATCGGCTTCGTCCTCCTTCTTCGCCGGTGTCTCGGTGAGCTTCAGCGTCCTCCCATCGGCGTAGACCAGGTACAGCTCATTGGCCCATCGCTCTCGATGATGGATGATCTCGGCGTCTCCGTCCTGTTCTACGAACGTCGTCACATGTTTGACCGAGCGCCATCGGGCTATGTGTCGGTCGTAACCCTGGCCGAAGACGCCGTTCAGGAGTCCCGCGGTACATAGGAGCCCGACATGGCCGCCATGCAGCGGTGTGATGGGCCGGCCAGTCGCAACGTCCTCATGCGGCATCAGTAGTGGCGCGGCCTGTTTCCATGCGCCCGATTGCGGTAGCAGGTCTTCCAACAAGTCGTAGGGAAGGCCGCGATAGCTCAGCTCCGCCTCTCCAGACGGAGGAATGGAATACGGCGGGCACGCGCCTGGCTGCAACTCAGTCAATCCCAGGAAGCTGCCGTACAGTCCAACGCTCAAGAGCTGCCGTTTATTGTTCTCAACGGCTGTTCCTCTGACGTCGCGCCGCAGGCCAAGCACCGCGATTTGCCGGTACTTGACCGATTCCTCATCTGTCATGCGAAGAACAGCGAGCTGGGTGAAGTGGGAAGCAAGGATGCCGGCGCAGTCATGCAGTCGCTCGAACGGGATCACCAGGATGAGAACGCCTTCCATCGCCAGCCAGCGGTAGGTATGTTCCAGGAACACGGCCTCCATTCTGCGATTTGCGATGGAGCCGATCTCCGAATCATATGGCGGATTCAGGTACAGGAGCGAGAAGGATTCGGGCCGCGCAATAGCGTCAAAGGAATTTCCCTGGATGGTCTCGATGCCGTTGGCGCTCGCGATCCGCGCGCGTTCGGCGTCGAGTTCGACGCCATAGCACCGAACCTGCGCGTCGCTCGTAACGAGTCGAAGCGCAGTTCCTTGTCCTACGCAGGGGTCGATCACAGAAGCCGGCCCAGTAAAGGAGAGCAGAGAGCGCAGCTTCACTCCCTCGGCCTCTGGTAATGGGTAGTAGCCCATTTTTAGGCGCGCGACATTCCGCATGAATACACCTCACCTCGTGAAATTTCTCATAATGTGACTTAAAGCATAACTTTGTTGTTTGGCAACGTTATGCTTTAAATGACCGTGATTTCCGGTTGTTTGTGTCTCAAATTGCTACCGCGGGCATCAGCGGAACTTTGCACCTTTCTTGAATAGCCCAAAAGTCGATTTTCCTCGCCTGATGGGGCTCTACACCAGGTTGTTCGCGCGGCAAAGTTATGCTTTAAGCTGCCAGACCGTTCCACCCCTGCCTTTTCGAAGAATGAATGATTTAGGCACGCGCATGCGGCGACATTATGCTTTCAATGCGGCAAAGATATGCTTTAAATGACACATAAAATGAGCCAACTAAGAGCTTCCAGCTCCAAGGATGGACGCGCGCGTTGGGCATTTCCCGTCAACCCAGGATCATGCCAAACAGAACGGCGAACACTGGCCGACATATGGGTAGTAATCGGGCTCGGTGAGCGCATCGATTTGCCGTAAATCGAGGATCGACTCTGTTACACTCTGATCCGTAACAGTAGACAACCAATAGCAAACTGGCTGCATGCGAAGGATGGGGAAGCGGCGATTCCCATTGCGCCCCATTGGCTTTGGGGTCAATCATGTCAGGTCGTATTCTCTCAGATCAAAATTGACCCAAACGGCCGACAAAGGCTTTCGCTACCATCGGTCTAAGGAGAAAAGCGGTCAGCCTCCTTGCTCTTCTGTCAGGCCCTGTGTTACAAGGGGGCGGTCTCAAATGAGTCTTCCCATTGAGCGCGTACGCATCGAGGCCCTGAGCAAGCTCGCGGTTGAGCGCGTCGGTGCGATTACAGATGCTGAAGAGAAAGTTCTGCAGGCCTCCGCTGCCAGACATAGAAATCCGCAAAAGTCCGAAAGACGACCTGAGGTACGGTCAGAATTTCTCCGTTGGCTTATTACAGATCGGGATGCTGCGAACTACATCGACCCGCTCGGCATTTTTGTTGCGAACGCTACAATCTCTTCTTCTCTCGAACTGCAGTTTTGCAGCGCCCCATGGCCTCTGATATTCGTGTCTTGCACATTTCTGGGAGATCTCCTGCTAGCATCGGCGGAGTTCCCGACCCTTTATGTCATCGACTGCAAAACCGATCACATGATTGAGGCAAATGGGCTGATTGCACCCGGCGGCGTATTTCTCAACAATCTCCAAGCCGGTGGGGAACTCCATTTTGAGGCCGCTCGAATAGGTAACCCTTTCAACTGCCAAGGTGCTAAGCTTTCGCTGACCGACGACGCACTGTTTGCGACAGAAGCAAGATTTGACAGCGTTTTCCTAAATAAGGGATTCTCCTGTGCGGGCAGGGTAATACTTCTTCGCGCTCAAATTGATGGTCACCTCTCGTGTTATGGGGCCTCAGTTTCCGTTATGACATGCGATTTGATGCAGGTAAAAGGCGACTTTACCTGGGTTGGAATTAAGGGAGTGAGCGTCCCGATGAAGGGAGTGAGCGTCCCAGCTCTCTCTCTTCGTGATGCTACCGTTGGGATGCTCCACGATGACCGAGCGAGTTGGCCATCAAAGGGCCGATTGCATTTGGTCGGATTCGAATACGGTGACCTAGTTTTGCATGAGCATCCGTCCGAAGGGGAGCTTGCAGAGGAATCGCTTCCACGCGAAATCGTGCTGAACGCCGATGACCGAATGGAGTGGTTACGACGCCAAAGCGATGTAGAGATCAACGAACCACAACCCTGGATGCAGTTGGCAAAAGTGTTAGAGGCGCACGGGAATGCCGCTGGTGCAGAAAACGTGATCTACGAGTTCCGGCGTCAGCAGGTTCACGCTGCTAGCCCATTAGTTCGTCTTACGACGCTACCGTTTGACCTTCTTGAGGAGCAGCCACTCGGAGTTTTATGGCCGATGGGGCTATCGTGGCTGATTGGCTCCTTGGTCTTTTGGCGCGCCCACCGCATGAAGGCAATGGCCCCAACTGACAAGGAGGCTTACGAAGAATTCAGGAAATCGAAGAAGGCTCCTACTACATATCCAACTTTCAACCCAGTAGTTTATGCGCTGGAAAACATCCTCCCGGTTGTCAAATTCGGTCATGATAATGCGTGGGGGCCCGATCCTCTCAAAACAGCTCAAACCAAATTTCCCGGTAGGCCGAAAATGCAATGGACGCGTTGGCTCCCTGGTCTAAACTACCGGTGGCTCGCAGTTTTTCGCTGGACACTTA is drawn from Terriglobia bacterium and contains these coding sequences:
- a CDS encoding WG repeat-containing protein, whose protein sequence is MAEESELQHIPRTVDTLVLSDARSSLIARGGNDAKAIMARKPEPSLRAKVKMNGKWGLIDKTGRFVVEPFCYEIRDSCCGMAAFSDVPVQHRTIRYNMGPGKPCESVSRQFGGCWGFVNGNWEIVVPANFKEARDFSEGLAAVLHNGKWGFLTKEGSFAIEPQFEEVNDFLGGMCLVKLDGRYGFIDYGGKLIVLPRFNRLNEFSEGLASAEIDKKWGFIDRTGEIVIHPYFDWASDFHGGMARAKLGGKVCLIDPKGSLIYQCSDVEEKLGGFADDVARVSGRYRAPLSGCSHDHPGCIGVCNDDPCSCPRASLVCELCSCDYGFYIDRAGTPIPMPKGLVGFGDFAGGLALVGDPHTRWEDSHTSYRFGYINAKGEVIIAPQFDSAEDFADGTARVYTDQEEWRLIDNEGNFLDAPDSDEHLHRIQGFTEKIGTEWETEFGFADVLGDVVIEPIYSDEDFREGIARVYTTRGQWRLINKLGIFVDTPESETSHSSKNDNGMAKDALVRFKSDGLYGFADQLGNVVIEPRFTWVGRFSNGMAIFFTKGDAGHKYGFLDRTGTIVIPPQFEYADNFEAVK
- a CDS encoding DUF6094 domain-containing protein — translated: MRNVARLKMGYYPLPEAEGVKLRSLLSFTGPASVIDPCVGQGTALRLVTSDAQVRCYGVELDAERARIASANGIETIQGNSFDAIARPESFSLLYLNPPYDSEIGSIANRRMEAVFLEHTYRWLAMEGVLILVIPFERLHDCAGILASHFTQLAVLRMTDEESVKYRQIAVLGLRRDVRGTAVENNKRQLLSVGLYGSFLGLTELQPGACPPYSIPPSGEAELSYRGLPYDLLEDLLPQSGAWKQAAPLLMPHEDVATGRPITPLHGGHVGLLCTAGLLNGVFGQGYDRHIARWRSVKHVTTFVEQDGDAEIIHHRERWANELYLVYADGRTLKLTETPAKKEDEADGECTPAVRAA